Proteins from a single region of Harpia harpyja isolate bHarHar1 chromosome 14, bHarHar1 primary haplotype, whole genome shotgun sequence:
- the BNC1 gene encoding zinc finger protein basonuclin-1 isoform X1: protein MYSLHTLGGAYILPVMLSIDFQAIRCTLVNCSCQCFKPGKINQRQCDQCRHGWVAHALSKLRIPNLYPSSQVEIVQSNVVFDISSLMLYGTQAIPVRLKILLDRLFSVLKQEEVIQILHALDWTLQDYIRGYVLQDASGKVLDHWSIMTTEEELATLQQFLRFGETKSIVELMAIQEKEGQSIIIPPPTANLDIRAFIESCNQHSPNFSASLDKMSPTNIHPFENIVNNMAFMLPFQFFSPVPPPLIGSPPERHLIEQGQDHSNETKQDVQMPFSESSFLTSSSAPFQVENESSINGPDVTTKTEDDALLSDSSSHNTAAKLEMTALSPENKMKSVEKNGAGPRKGRVFCTACEKTFYDKGTLKIHYNAVHLKIKHKCTIEGCNMVFSSLRSRNRHSANPNPRLHMPMNRNNRDKDLRNGLTIAGPGDSKRTEFTILTPDSRTITSYASSCTDSKGQAGFPSIGQNGVLFPNLKTVQPVLPFYRSPVTPAELANTPGTLPSLPLVSSSIPEQLVSNELPFDMLPKKKSRKSSMPIKIEKEAVETPNESSDVASSEDDTRLQVVSDGELETCEHKIEKRVTDRVEKHPHSGNSWKSISGVEGPKYFESVFAPNNKYIKDISENELHHCEKEVKPEENQPLKIVSHEIIYEDPKHHHNDVIKPMTEPPMYIKEQSKRRIPKNDCPELQHHLLTGGFFSTLSNRGAAIPCFEDSKDMDHVSQHALGIQKEESRFHCDICKKTFKNPYSVKMHFKNVHLKEMHICTVEGCNAAFPSRRSRDRHSSNLNLHHKLLTKDTLEFNNHFNATYLLKDMAKEFCQDVSLKQHVGHTSVIFKGMNRTGSLVFPMSKIREPCSESYGYDPLNDGAVLDLSTTSSIKSESSAHSSWDSDGGSEICTMPLDDSDESCEGPSLMPNDELYQDCTLIEKANQNFTNLPSSLPITCHICQKTYSNKGTFRAHYKTVHLRQLHKCKVPGCNTMFSSVRSRNRHSQNPNLHKSLAGSPTSLQ, encoded by the exons ATGTATAGTCTGCACACTCTAGGTGGTGCTTATATATTACCTGTCATGCTTTCTATTGATTTCCAGGCTATTCGATGCACTCTCGTGAACTGTAGTTGTCAGTGTTTCAAACCTGGGAAAATAAATCAGCGACAGTGTGACCAATGCCGGCATGGATGGGTAGCACATG ccCTGAGCAAATTAAGGATTCCCAACCTCTACCCATCAAGCCAGGTAGAAATAGTTCAATCCAATGTTGTCTTTGATATCAGTAGCCTCATGTTGTATGGAACCCAAGCCATTCCTGTGCGCCTTAAAATTCTGCTAGATCGGCTTTTCAGTGTTCTGAAGCAGGAAGAAGTGATACAAATTCTCCATGCTCTGGATTGGACACTACAGGATTATATACGTGGATATGTGCTACAG GATGCTTCAGGAAAGGTGCTGGATCACTGGAGCATAATGACCACTGAAGAAGAACTGGCTACTTTGCAGCAGTTTCTTCGTTTTGGAGAAACTAAGTCCATTGTAGAGTTAATGGCAATTCAAGAGAAAGAAGGGCAATCAATTATAATACCACCACCAACTGCTAATTTGGATATTAGGGCATTCATTGAGAGCTGCAATCAACACAGTCctaatttttctgcttccttggaCAAAATGAGTCCCACCAACATTCATCCCTTTGAAAATATTGTAAATAACATGGCTTTCATGCTgccatttcagtttttcagtccAGTGCCTCCACCTTTGATAGGTTCACCACCAGAAAGACATTTGATTGAGCAAGGTCAAGACCATAGCAATGAAACTAAACAAGATGTTCAGATGccattttctgaaagcagcttcTTAACTTCTAGTTCTGCACCATTTCAAGTTGAAAATGAGAGCAGCATAAATGGTCCAGATGTCACTACTAAAACAGAAGATGATGCCCTTTTAAGTGATTCCAGTTCACATAATACAGCAGCAAAGCTTGAAATGACAGCACTATctccagaaaacaaaatgaaatctgttGAAAAAAATGGCGCTGGGCCAAGGAAAGGGCGTGTTTTCTGCACTGCAtgtgaaaagacattttatgACAAAGGTACTTTGAAAATACATTACAATGCTGTTCATCTGAAGATAAAGCACAAATGCACAATTGAGGGCTGCAATATGGTATTTAGCTCTTTGCGTAGCCGAAATCGTCATAGTGCAAATCCTAACCCCAGACTCCATATGCCAATGAACAGAAATAACAGGGATAAAGATCTAAGAAATGGTTTGACCATTGCTGGACCTGGAGATAGTAAAAGGACAGAATTTACAATTTTAACTCCGGATAGCAGAACTATTACCAGCTATGCCAGCTCCTGTACAGATTCAAAGGGTCAGGCTGGATTTCCCAGTATTGGACAGAATGGTGTCCTCTTTCCAAACCTGAAGACAGTACAGCCTGTCCTTCCTTTTTATCGTAGTCCAGTCACACCAGCTGAGCTTGCTAATACTCCAGGtactcttccttctctgcctcttGTTTCTTCCTCAATACCAGAGCAGCTTGTTTCAAATGAATTGCCATTTGACATGCTACCCAAGAAGAAATCTCGTAAATCAAGTATGCCTATTAAGATAGAGAAAGAAGCTGTTGAGACACCTAATGAAAGTAGTGATGTTGCCAGTTCTGAAGATGATACACGTCTGCAAGTGGTAAGCGATGGAGAGCTTGAGACCTGTGAGCATAAGATAGAGAAGCGGGTGACCGACAGGGTGGAAAAGCACCCCCATTCAGGTAATTCATGGAAATCTATCTCTGGGGTAGAGGGCCCAAAGTATTTTGAATCTGTCTTTGCGCCAAATAACAAATACATCAAGGATATCTCTGAGAATGAATTGCATCACTGTGAGAAAGAGgttaaaccagaagaaaaccaacctttaaaaatagtttcccATGAGATTATATATGAAGatccaaaacaccaccacaatgATGTTATAAAACCAATGACTGAACCCCCCATGTATATTAAAGAGCAGTCAAAGCGCAGGATCCCTAAAAATGACTGCCCTGAATTGCAACACCACTTGCTGACTGGGGGCTTTTTCAGCACTTTGTCAAACAGGGGTGCTGCCATTCCTTGTTTTGAAGACTCTAAAGATATGGATCATGTCAGTCAACATGCACTAGGGATTCAGAAGGAAGAAAGCCGCTTTCATTGTGACATCTGTAAGAAGACTTTTAAAAACCCTTACagtgtaaaaatgcattttaaaaatgtacatctCAAAGAAATGCATATTTGCACAGTTGAGGGCTGTAATGCTGCTTTCCCTTCTCGTAGAAGTCGAGACAG ACATAGTTCAAACCTAAATCTTCATCATAAGCTTCTGACTAAAGATACACTGGAATTCAACAACCATTTCAATGCAACATACCTCTTGAAAGACATGGCTAAGGAGTTTTGTCAAGATGTCTCTTTAAAACAACATGTTGGACATACTTCTGTAATCTTCAAAGGAATGAACAGAACAGGCAGCTTGGTTTTTCCAATGAGCAAAATTAGAGAACCCTGTTCTGAGAGTTATGGATACGATCCATTGAATGATGGAGCTGTTCTGGATCTAAGCACTACTTCCAGCATTAAATCTGAGAGCAGTGCTCATTCTTCTTGGGATTCTGACGGAGGAAGTGAAATATGCACCATGCCTTTGGATGATAGTGATGAAAGCTGTGAAGGACCCAGCCTAATGCCCAATGATGAACTCTACCAAGACTGTACTTTAATTGAGAAAGCTAATCAAAACTTTACAAATCTACCTTCCAGTTTGCCAATAACTTGTCATATATGTCAAAAAACATATAGTAATAAAGGGACTTTCAGGGCTCATTACAAAACTGTGCATCTCCGCCAGCTCCACAAATGTAAAGTCCCAGGTTGCAACACAATGTTTTCATCTGTTCGCAGTCGGAACAGGCACAGTCAAAACCCTAATCTGCACAAAAGTCTGGCTGGGTCACCAACTAGCCTACAGTAA
- the BNC1 gene encoding zinc finger protein basonuclin-1 isoform X2, which produces MSEAIRCTLVNCSCQCFKPGKINQRQCDQCRHGWVAHALSKLRIPNLYPSSQVEIVQSNVVFDISSLMLYGTQAIPVRLKILLDRLFSVLKQEEVIQILHALDWTLQDYIRGYVLQDASGKVLDHWSIMTTEEELATLQQFLRFGETKSIVELMAIQEKEGQSIIIPPPTANLDIRAFIESCNQHSPNFSASLDKMSPTNIHPFENIVNNMAFMLPFQFFSPVPPPLIGSPPERHLIEQGQDHSNETKQDVQMPFSESSFLTSSSAPFQVENESSINGPDVTTKTEDDALLSDSSSHNTAAKLEMTALSPENKMKSVEKNGAGPRKGRVFCTACEKTFYDKGTLKIHYNAVHLKIKHKCTIEGCNMVFSSLRSRNRHSANPNPRLHMPMNRNNRDKDLRNGLTIAGPGDSKRTEFTILTPDSRTITSYASSCTDSKGQAGFPSIGQNGVLFPNLKTVQPVLPFYRSPVTPAELANTPGTLPSLPLVSSSIPEQLVSNELPFDMLPKKKSRKSSMPIKIEKEAVETPNESSDVASSEDDTRLQVVSDGELETCEHKIEKRVTDRVEKHPHSGNSWKSISGVEGPKYFESVFAPNNKYIKDISENELHHCEKEVKPEENQPLKIVSHEIIYEDPKHHHNDVIKPMTEPPMYIKEQSKRRIPKNDCPELQHHLLTGGFFSTLSNRGAAIPCFEDSKDMDHVSQHALGIQKEESRFHCDICKKTFKNPYSVKMHFKNVHLKEMHICTVEGCNAAFPSRRSRDRHSSNLNLHHKLLTKDTLEFNNHFNATYLLKDMAKEFCQDVSLKQHVGHTSVIFKGMNRTGSLVFPMSKIREPCSESYGYDPLNDGAVLDLSTTSSIKSESSAHSSWDSDGGSEICTMPLDDSDESCEGPSLMPNDELYQDCTLIEKANQNFTNLPSSLPITCHICQKTYSNKGTFRAHYKTVHLRQLHKCKVPGCNTMFSSVRSRNRHSQNPNLHKSLAGSPTSLQ; this is translated from the exons GCTATTCGATGCACTCTCGTGAACTGTAGTTGTCAGTGTTTCAAACCTGGGAAAATAAATCAGCGACAGTGTGACCAATGCCGGCATGGATGGGTAGCACATG ccCTGAGCAAATTAAGGATTCCCAACCTCTACCCATCAAGCCAGGTAGAAATAGTTCAATCCAATGTTGTCTTTGATATCAGTAGCCTCATGTTGTATGGAACCCAAGCCATTCCTGTGCGCCTTAAAATTCTGCTAGATCGGCTTTTCAGTGTTCTGAAGCAGGAAGAAGTGATACAAATTCTCCATGCTCTGGATTGGACACTACAGGATTATATACGTGGATATGTGCTACAG GATGCTTCAGGAAAGGTGCTGGATCACTGGAGCATAATGACCACTGAAGAAGAACTGGCTACTTTGCAGCAGTTTCTTCGTTTTGGAGAAACTAAGTCCATTGTAGAGTTAATGGCAATTCAAGAGAAAGAAGGGCAATCAATTATAATACCACCACCAACTGCTAATTTGGATATTAGGGCATTCATTGAGAGCTGCAATCAACACAGTCctaatttttctgcttccttggaCAAAATGAGTCCCACCAACATTCATCCCTTTGAAAATATTGTAAATAACATGGCTTTCATGCTgccatttcagtttttcagtccAGTGCCTCCACCTTTGATAGGTTCACCACCAGAAAGACATTTGATTGAGCAAGGTCAAGACCATAGCAATGAAACTAAACAAGATGTTCAGATGccattttctgaaagcagcttcTTAACTTCTAGTTCTGCACCATTTCAAGTTGAAAATGAGAGCAGCATAAATGGTCCAGATGTCACTACTAAAACAGAAGATGATGCCCTTTTAAGTGATTCCAGTTCACATAATACAGCAGCAAAGCTTGAAATGACAGCACTATctccagaaaacaaaatgaaatctgttGAAAAAAATGGCGCTGGGCCAAGGAAAGGGCGTGTTTTCTGCACTGCAtgtgaaaagacattttatgACAAAGGTACTTTGAAAATACATTACAATGCTGTTCATCTGAAGATAAAGCACAAATGCACAATTGAGGGCTGCAATATGGTATTTAGCTCTTTGCGTAGCCGAAATCGTCATAGTGCAAATCCTAACCCCAGACTCCATATGCCAATGAACAGAAATAACAGGGATAAAGATCTAAGAAATGGTTTGACCATTGCTGGACCTGGAGATAGTAAAAGGACAGAATTTACAATTTTAACTCCGGATAGCAGAACTATTACCAGCTATGCCAGCTCCTGTACAGATTCAAAGGGTCAGGCTGGATTTCCCAGTATTGGACAGAATGGTGTCCTCTTTCCAAACCTGAAGACAGTACAGCCTGTCCTTCCTTTTTATCGTAGTCCAGTCACACCAGCTGAGCTTGCTAATACTCCAGGtactcttccttctctgcctcttGTTTCTTCCTCAATACCAGAGCAGCTTGTTTCAAATGAATTGCCATTTGACATGCTACCCAAGAAGAAATCTCGTAAATCAAGTATGCCTATTAAGATAGAGAAAGAAGCTGTTGAGACACCTAATGAAAGTAGTGATGTTGCCAGTTCTGAAGATGATACACGTCTGCAAGTGGTAAGCGATGGAGAGCTTGAGACCTGTGAGCATAAGATAGAGAAGCGGGTGACCGACAGGGTGGAAAAGCACCCCCATTCAGGTAATTCATGGAAATCTATCTCTGGGGTAGAGGGCCCAAAGTATTTTGAATCTGTCTTTGCGCCAAATAACAAATACATCAAGGATATCTCTGAGAATGAATTGCATCACTGTGAGAAAGAGgttaaaccagaagaaaaccaacctttaaaaatagtttcccATGAGATTATATATGAAGatccaaaacaccaccacaatgATGTTATAAAACCAATGACTGAACCCCCCATGTATATTAAAGAGCAGTCAAAGCGCAGGATCCCTAAAAATGACTGCCCTGAATTGCAACACCACTTGCTGACTGGGGGCTTTTTCAGCACTTTGTCAAACAGGGGTGCTGCCATTCCTTGTTTTGAAGACTCTAAAGATATGGATCATGTCAGTCAACATGCACTAGGGATTCAGAAGGAAGAAAGCCGCTTTCATTGTGACATCTGTAAGAAGACTTTTAAAAACCCTTACagtgtaaaaatgcattttaaaaatgtacatctCAAAGAAATGCATATTTGCACAGTTGAGGGCTGTAATGCTGCTTTCCCTTCTCGTAGAAGTCGAGACAG ACATAGTTCAAACCTAAATCTTCATCATAAGCTTCTGACTAAAGATACACTGGAATTCAACAACCATTTCAATGCAACATACCTCTTGAAAGACATGGCTAAGGAGTTTTGTCAAGATGTCTCTTTAAAACAACATGTTGGACATACTTCTGTAATCTTCAAAGGAATGAACAGAACAGGCAGCTTGGTTTTTCCAATGAGCAAAATTAGAGAACCCTGTTCTGAGAGTTATGGATACGATCCATTGAATGATGGAGCTGTTCTGGATCTAAGCACTACTTCCAGCATTAAATCTGAGAGCAGTGCTCATTCTTCTTGGGATTCTGACGGAGGAAGTGAAATATGCACCATGCCTTTGGATGATAGTGATGAAAGCTGTGAAGGACCCAGCCTAATGCCCAATGATGAACTCTACCAAGACTGTACTTTAATTGAGAAAGCTAATCAAAACTTTACAAATCTACCTTCCAGTTTGCCAATAACTTGTCATATATGTCAAAAAACATATAGTAATAAAGGGACTTTCAGGGCTCATTACAAAACTGTGCATCTCCGCCAGCTCCACAAATGTAAAGTCCCAGGTTGCAACACAATGTTTTCATCTGTTCGCAGTCGGAACAGGCACAGTCAAAACCCTAATCTGCACAAAAGTCTGGCTGGGTCACCAACTAGCCTACAGTAA